In Streptomyces sp. NBC_00341, the DNA window AGGCGGGCCCGCACTCGCAGTCGAAGGAAGCCTCGCGTGGACATGCCTGTGGACCGGATCGAGTTCGAGACCATGCTTCTCGGCCGCCATATGAGCCTGCTCGCCTCCCGGGGCGGCGGACGGCTGGACCGGAGTGCCTACATCCTCCTCAGCCGCATCCAGGTCGAGGGCCCGATGTCCATCGGTGACCTGCGCGACGCCTTCGGCCTGGACGCCTCCACGCTGAACCGGCAGACCGCCGCCATGCTGCGGGCCGGTGTCGTCGAGCGCATCCCCGACCCGGAGGGCGGCATCGCCCGGAAGTTCGTCATCACCCAGGAGGGCACGCGGCGCCTGGACCGGGACCGGTCGGAGAACCTGGAGGGCCTCGGAGCGCTGCTGGCCGACTGGACGCCGGAGGAGGCGAGCCAGCTCGCGGACAGCCTGGCCCGGCTCAACCGGGGCATCGAACGCCTCGACGGACGGCCCTGGCCGCGCGACAAGTCCTGATCCGGCGGCCTTTCCGGACGCAGGCGAAAAGTCGCTGAATCACCATCATTTGTGTGATTGCCTCGCAACGAGGTCTCCCCCTAGCGTGATGTGTGCGCGGTCGGCACCGTTCCTGCCGGCCGCCCACGAGGACGGGGGGACACCACACCATGCGCACGCGCACCTTCTTGACGTCGGCGGCTCTGACCACCGCGCTGCTCGCGGGCTCCGTAGCCCCCGCGACGGCCGCGCCCGCGACGGCCGCGCCCGCGACGGCCGCGCCCGCGACGGCCGCCCCCGCGACGGCCGCGCCCGCCGCCGCGAAGGGCCCCGGCGTCTTCGTCACCAATGGCGACCGCGTACACATTTCGAGCACCCCGCCACGCACGGCGTCGGCCCACGCCTGGTGGACCCATGTCAGTGGCCCCGGCACGAAGGCCAAGGTCACCATCTGGCTGCAGATGAAGTCCGGAAAGAAGTGGCACTCGGTCGCCAGGAACGCGAAGAACCTCAAGTCCGGCAACGGCGGCAGCGCCCGCCGGGTCGTCGCGCGCAAGAAGTGCGCGAACCGCAGCAAGCGCCAGTGGCGCACCAAGATCGACGTCGATCTCATCGGGGTGGCCGACTCGCCGGAGAAGGCGTACACCAAGCCGGTCACCGTCAAGTGCGGCGTCTGATTTCCTGGGGTCCGTAGCAGCAGCCCGATCCAGGGGTACGACCAGTCCAGGAGTACGGCCATGAGCGACACCGATCCGGGCGCCACCCTCATCGTGGGACTCCACGGGGTACTGGACCGGCACCCCTGGATCGACCGGGTGAGCGCCGAGTTCGACCTTGAGGAGGACGTCTTCAGCCTCGCCGTGAAGCGGGCGTCCGCCTACGCCTGGAGCTCCACCGTCCTTACGGACAGGCCGGCGGACAACCTCTGGGACCACAACGACGCGGACGGCGACTGGACGCAGGACGGGCAGGTCCGTCAGCTGGCCTGGCTCCAGTCGTCGCTTCCCCGTCCCTCGAACACCCCGGGGAAGCGACAGCGCGCCCGCCGCCTCCCGGTGCTGCCCGTCATCACGGTCCTCTCGGACGCGCTGCGCCGCGTCGGGACCGTCCGCCTCACCGGCACGCACGCCCTCGTGCCGCTGCACCGTGCCGGGGACGCCCGCATCGAACTCGCAGAGGTGGCGGACTGGTTCGCCCTCGCCGACCCGTCGGCTGCGGCCCCGCTGACGGTCACCGTGTCCGCCCTGCCGTCGGCGAACCTCGGTGCGCGGTCCGCCGACATCCGCGACGCGGCGCTGGAACGCACCTACGGGCACCTGGGGGTCGAGCCCCTCAAGCCCGTCACGGTGAAGACCCCGGGGCTGGCGCAGCCCCTGGCCGGAGTGGTGCAGGCAGAGGGGCTGCGGCGGGCGCTCGCCTACCGCTGCGAGGCGCGCGAGTGGTCGACGGATGTGGCCGCCTGGGCGACCGAGGTGTTCGTGGACTCGGTCCGGGCGGTGACGGGGCTCTCCGGCCCGATCACCGTCACGGTCTCCTCGGATGCCTGAAACGTAGCGCCGGAGCAGTCGGGGGATCAGTGCGGGCGGACGTCGCGGGTCCGGGGGCCCGGCCGGAAGAGCAGCAGGTACACCGTGGCGACCATCGCGACCGCCTGGGCCACGACGGTGACCCGCTTTTCGGTGAACCAGACCGGTTCGTACATGCTCGGGAACGGCCCCCATGCACCGATGTCCGCGTACCGGTAGATCAGCAGGAGCGCGAGTCCGCCGGTCGCGACCGACCAGGCGAACAGGTCGGCCGGCCACCGGCGCCAGACCAGCACGAGGAGTGCGGCCAGCGCCGCCATGCCCGCCTCGATCCGGAACAGCGTGCCCTGGCTGATGTCGGCCATGACGGCGTCGTACCGCCCGGCCAGGTGCGCGTGCACATAGGCGTCCACGGCGAGACCGGCCGCGGCGAGCACCCGGGCCGCACCACGCAGGAAGCGGCCGGAGCCGCCCCCGTGCGAGCGGGCGTCCGGTGTGACGGGGAGTTCTGCGGACATTGCGGCTCCATTCGCGCCGGTGGCCGTCGGGCGGCGTCCGGGGCTCACTTGACGGTGAGGGTCCCCGTCATGAACGGGTGGATCGTGCAGTCGTACGGGTACGCGCCGGCCTTCGACGGGGCGGTGAAGGTGGCCGACTTGCCCGGCGCGATGTGACCGGTGTCGAACGCCTTGCCCTTGGTCGCCGTCATCGTGTGCGTGGTCGTGTCGTTGTTCGTCACGGTGATCCGCGTACCGGGTGCGACGGTCTGCTTGGCGGGCCGGAACGTGAAGTCCTTGATGCTCACCTTCACCGCACCGCCTGCGGGCGGCCGGGAGGAGGCGGACGCCGAGGGCGGTGCCGTCGTGGCCGGGATCAGCGAAGGGGGCGTGGCGGGGGCCGACGAGCTGCCGCCGCCTCCGCCGCCACTGTCCGAGCAGCCCGCGAGGGCCGTCAGCGAGAGGGTGAGGGCGGCGGCGGCCACGGCGAACCGCGTCCGGCCGGTACGGAACGGGAACGGCATGGCGTCTCCGGGGGTGCGGGGGCCGGGTCGGCGGGGGTCAGTACCCGTTGCCGGTGCCACTGCTGCTACTGCTCGTCGGCGTGGCTGTGGCGGTCGCGGTGGTGGTGACCTGCTTGCCCTTGGCGTTGACGACGTACCACTTGGCGCCGAACGCGTCGACGCCCTGGCCCTTCGCGTCGCCGGCCTTCTGGTCCTCGTCGAAGAGGTACAGCGGGTGGCCGTTGTAGGTCACCTGCTTCTTGCCGTCGCTGCGGGTCGTCGTCTTCAGCAGCTTCGAGCTGACCCCGGTGCCCGCGGTCGGCGTCTTCTTGTCGAGCAGCGGCGGCCATGCCTTGGCGCAGTCCCCGGTGCACGCGGACTTGTTCTTGGTGTCCTTGTCGAACACGTAGAGCGTCATCTTCTTCTCGTTCACCAGGGTCTTGCCGTACTTGCCCTTCCTGACGGAGACCGTCGGGGCGGGGGACTTGGACGGGCTGGGGGACGTGGACGTGGACGCGGCGGCGGGCACGTCGGCCTGGCGGGCGCTGTCCAGGCCGGCGGTGTCCGTAGTGCCGGAGCCGCTGTCGGATCCGCTCCCGGAACATCCGGCCGCCGCGGCGGCCAGCAGAGTCGCGGAGGCCAGCACTGCGGCCGTCCTGGTGTGGCGTTTCATCGAGGCTCCTCAGTCGTCCGGCCGCCCGCACGAGTGGGGCGGTCGGCCCCAGTGGACCGCGGGCCCCGGAGGCCGGCCATCGGGGCAGAGCTGTTCGGGTAGCGGGCCGGGGGGCCGCCCACAGGGGCGTCACCCGATCGGCGGAGCGTGCGGGTTCCCCGTCGTCAGTGCGCCGTGCGAAACGGTAAGTGGCTTACACCGGACCCGTCTTGATGGTGCAACAGTTTCGCGGACAGCCGCCCCGAAAGGGCCCGCGATCATAGGATCAGAGGGGTCTTCGGGGAGACGGGGTGGCGGATCGTGGCGTACGGCGGGCCGATACACAGGTACGGAGTGCTGGTGCTGGCTCCACTGGTGCTGGTGGCGTGCTCCAGCGGCGGGAGTCCGGGCGGGGAGGGCAGGAGCACCCGGGCGACCGGTGGCGCCACCTCGGAGCCGGCCCCGGACACCACCTCGGGCATCGAGGGCACCGGCGACATCGAGGCGGACCCGGCCAGGCTGCCCACGTCCCGCGGCGAGGCGCTCGACCTCATCGACCGGGTCATCGCGGACCCCGCCAGCTTCGGGCCCGACGTGACCAGGCGGAGTCCGTACGAGAGCGACCCGGCCACCTGGCCGGTCCTCGGCACCGACTGCGTCTGGGAGCAGCAGAAACCGTTGTCGAGCGTGCTGGCCACCCGCAGCCGCTCCTTCGAGGTACCCGCCGCAGACGGCAAGGGGCCGGTACGGCTCTCCGCCGTCGTCACCGTGCACCGCAGCCGCGAGGGCGCCCAGTGGGAGATGGCGGAATCGGTGGAGGAGACGATGCGCTGCCCCACGCAGCAGCTCCAGAAGGGCGAACTGATCGGCTCGTTGGTCGCCGCCACACTGCCGCAGGGCGAAGGCGGCCAGGTGAACTCCGCGGACGCGCTGACCGAGATCGGGCAGTACCGGAGCTCCACGCTCGGCGGCCCCTTCCCGTACGTCTGGCAGCAGGCCCAGATCCTCCAGTTCACCGTGGCGGTGACCGGAAAAGGGGCCAAGGGGCGGACCGACGAGGAACTCGACAGGCTGACGAACCAGGCCCAGGCAGCCATGCTGGTGCGGCTCAAGTCGGACGTCGAGAAGCAGAGTTGAGGGAGCAGAGTTGAGAGAGCGGAGAGCGTGATGGAACGGCTGCGTCCCGCAGACCCCTCGACGATCGGCGGACACCGGCTGCTCGGACGGCTCGGCGCCGGCGGCATGGGTGTCGTCTACCTCGGCCGCACGGACGGCGGAGCCCTGACCGCGATCAAGGTGATCCTCCCGGAGTTCGCCGAGAACGAGGAGTTCCGGGCCCGGTTCCGCCGTGAGGTCGAGGCCGCCCGTCGGGTGGAGACCCCCTGGGCGGTCGCGGTCACCGGCGCCGAGACGGAGGGGACGCGCCCCTGGCTCGCCACGGCGTTCGTGCCGGGGCCCGCCCTGTCGGAGGCCGTCGCACGGTGCGGGCCGCTGCCCGCCCGCAGCGTCCGGGTGCTCGGCAGGCTGCTCTCCCGCGCCCTGACCGCCGTGCACACGGCGGGACTCGTCCACCGGGACGTCAAGCCGGGCAACGTACTCCTCACGGTCGACGGGCCGCGCCTGATCGACTTCGGGATCGCGCGGGCCACCGACGCCACCGCGCTCACCGCCGCCGACCTCGTGGTCGGCACCCCCGGCTTCCTCTCGCCGGAACAGGCCTCTGGGGGCGGCACGGCGGCCGGACCCGCGAGCGACGTCTTCTCCCTCGGCTGCCTCCTGGCGTACGCCGCGACCGGACGGCCGCCGTTCGGCAGCGGAGCCGTCGACGCGCTGCTCTACCGGACCGTGCACGACGAACCCGACCTCGAAGGGGTCCAGGACCCCGGACTCCGCGAACTGCTCGGCGCGCTGCTCGCCAAGGAGCCGGCCGACCGGCCGACCGCGGCCGAACTCGACACCCGGATCACCGAGGACGCGCCGAACGGCTCCATCGACTGGCTGCCGGACGACGTCGTGGCGCTGATCGCCGCCCGGTCCGCCGCCATGCTCGACCTGCCCGGCATCGAACCCACCGTCGCCGACGGGGCAACGCCGCCGCCCGAGGCCCGTCCCGGCCGACGAAGACTGCTGCTCGCGGGCGCCGGTGTCGTCATCGCGGCAGGCGGCGGATTCGCCGTACGGGAATGGCTGCGCGACGACTCCGGCGCCAAGGCGGCCAAGTCCGGCGAACGGGCTTGGACCATCGGCGTACAGGCGGACCTGTCCGGCCCGCAGAGCGTCGCCGGACGGGCCCAGGAGCGCGGGGTGCGGCTGGCCGTCGAACAGTTCAACTCCCGTACGGACAAGCCCTTCACCCTGACCGTCAAGGCAATCGACGACGGTGGCGACGTCAAGCGCGCGGTCCGGGCCGCCGCACAGTTCACCCGCGACCGCGATGTGCTCGCCGTGGTGGGACCCACCGGGGACTACACCACGGAGGCGGTCCTCACCACCTACGACGAGGCGATGCTGCCGATCATCACCGTCTCCTCGATGCTGCTGTCCTATCAGGCCGGTTCCAAGAAGTCGTTCTTCCAGGCGGTCCCGTCCGACGGCGTGCTGTGCGCGCCCGTCATCCGGAGGCTGGTGCTCCGGCCGGACGTCGAACGGCTCGGGGTGCTGCTCGACCGGGTCGGCGGCCAGCCCGCCTACCAGGTCGGCTACCTCACCAACATGCAGACCGGCGTGCTCACCACCGGCACCACCTACCCGCGCGTGGTACCCGCCGGGACCAAGGACCTGGCTCCGGTCATCAAGGACATGCTCCAGCACGACAGCGACGCCTTCTTCTACGCGGGCGACGCGGCCGGGGCCGCCCGCACCGCACGCGCGCTCGGCGCCACCCCCTTCAAGGGCCCCCGCATGGCCATGCACACGGCCATGCAGCCGCGCTTCCTCAAGGACGCCGGACAGGCCGCGGAGGGCTGGGAGTTCACCGCGCCCTACACCGACGCCACGGCCCCCGGCGCCGAGAAGTTCGCCGCGGCCCACCGCTCCGCGTACGGCTCCGCCCCCGGGTACTGGGCCGCGGAGGCGTACGACGCGGCCGGGCTCGTGACCGCCGCCGTCACCGCCCTCGCCGGAAGCGGGGCCGAGCCGGTGCGGCCGACCCGGACCGCCCTGGTGGCGAAGATCGCCGGATCCTCGTACAAGGGCGTCTCCCGGACCTACGCCTTCGACGAGCT includes these proteins:
- a CDS encoding MarR family winged helix-turn-helix transcriptional regulator; the encoded protein is MDMPVDRIEFETMLLGRHMSLLASRGGGRLDRSAYILLSRIQVEGPMSIGDLRDAFGLDASTLNRQTAAMLRAGVVERIPDPEGGIARKFVITQEGTRRLDRDRSENLEGLGALLADWTPEEASQLADSLARLNRGIERLDGRPWPRDKS
- a CDS encoding cupredoxin domain-containing protein, whose amino-acid sequence is MPFPFRTGRTRFAVAAAALTLSLTALAGCSDSGGGGGGSSSAPATPPSLIPATTAPPSASASSRPPAGGAVKVSIKDFTFRPAKQTVAPGTRITVTNNDTTTHTMTATKGKAFDTGHIAPGKSATFTAPSKAGAYPYDCTIHPFMTGTLTVK
- a CDS encoding bifunctional serine/threonine-protein kinase/ABC transporter substrate-binding protein produces the protein MERLRPADPSTIGGHRLLGRLGAGGMGVVYLGRTDGGALTAIKVILPEFAENEEFRARFRREVEAARRVETPWAVAVTGAETEGTRPWLATAFVPGPALSEAVARCGPLPARSVRVLGRLLSRALTAVHTAGLVHRDVKPGNVLLTVDGPRLIDFGIARATDATALTAADLVVGTPGFLSPEQASGGGTAAGPASDVFSLGCLLAYAATGRPPFGSGAVDALLYRTVHDEPDLEGVQDPGLRELLGALLAKEPADRPTAAELDTRITEDAPNGSIDWLPDDVVALIAARSAAMLDLPGIEPTVADGATPPPEARPGRRRLLLAGAGVVIAAGGGFAVREWLRDDSGAKAAKSGERAWTIGVQADLSGPQSVAGRAQERGVRLAVEQFNSRTDKPFTLTVKAIDDGGDVKRAVRAAAQFTRDRDVLAVVGPTGDYTTEAVLTTYDEAMLPIITVSSMLLSYQAGSKKSFFQAVPSDGVLCAPVIRRLVLRPDVERLGVLLDRVGGQPAYQVGYLTNMQTGVLTTGTTYPRVVPAGTKDLAPVIKDMLQHDSDAFFYAGDAAGAARTARALGATPFKGPRMAMHTAMQPRFLKDAGQAAEGWEFTAPYTDATAPGAEKFAAAHRSAYGSAPGYWAAEAYDAAGLVTAAVTALAGSGAEPVRPTRTALVAKIAGSSYKGVSRTYAFDELHRIKGADAYLYGVRDGRFVHLGAAPKAEKT